Part of the Sulfitobacter donghicola DSW-25 = KCTC 12864 = JCM 14565 genome, ACCCCCTTCATCGACCCCGACACCTTCGAAATAATGGGTGTGCTGGGAATTGGTTCGGGGCGTTTTTTCAAACAGGCGCACCACATGGGTGGGTTGTTTCATCGTGGGGCTGTTCCACGTGCCGTCGCAAAAAATAGCGATCCGTGCCATTCATAAATTCCTTTGTGCCAAATAATTGATAGCGTTGCGCAGTTTCCACCAAAACGGGCGCAGTGTCACCTCCTCAACAGGTCAAAATCACGACATCTGCTAAAGAAGGACCTGTTATGCCAAACAAAAAGGCGCGCCCGAACGGCACGCCTTTTGTTTTAGATATTTCGGCCTGTGGCCTGATCCTTGCGCCGCCCTGCGGTGTGTTTTCGCAGCTTGGAGGGGGCGTTTTTCTTGCGGCCCTTATAGGGGTTGGCATCAGACTGCCCCCGCATCCACAGCCGGATCGGCGTGCCTGGCATGTCAAAGTCCAGACGCAGCCCATTCACCAGATAGCGGCTGTAGCTGTCTGGCACTTTGTCAGGGTGGCTACACATCACCACAAAACCCGGCGGTCGGGTTTTCGCCTGTGTCATATAGCGCATCTTGATCCGCTTACCCTGCGGCGCAGGGGGCGGGTGGGCCTCCATCATACCCGAAAGCCAACGGTTCAACTGGGCGGTGGTGACACGGCGGTTCCAGACCTCATAGGCGCGCATGATTGCTTGGTGCAGGCGGTCCAGCCCCCTGCCCGTTTTGGCCGAAACCGTTATCAGCGGCGCACCGCGCAGTTGGGGCAGCAGACGTTCAAAGCTTTCTTTCAGCTCTTTGAGCTTGGCCTGACGGTCTTCTTCGATGTCCCATTTATTGACGGCGACAACAACAGCGCGACCTTCGCGTTCGGCCAGATCGGCGATGCGCAAATCCTGCTGCTCAAACGGGATTTCCGCATCCAGCAAGACAACTACAACCTCGGCGAATTTCACCGCCCTCAACCCATCGCTAACGCTGAGTTTTTCGAGCTTTTCCTGCACCTTCGCCTTTTTGCGCATCCCAGCCGTATCAAAGATACGCATCGGCACAGGGTCCGTATCAAATCCAGCCGCCCATTCCGTGGTGAGCGAGATCGCATCGCGGGTGATCCCCGCCTCAGGACCAGTTAGCAGGCGGTCTTCTTTCAGGATTTGGTTGATCAGTGTCGATTTACCCGCATTCGGGCGCCCAACGACAGCAACCTGCAAGGGGCGCGCGCGTGTTGGCACGCGAACGGCATCTTCGTCTTCGTCCTCGTCGCTGACATCCACATCAACCTCGGGCGAGTCGTCTTTTGCTTTTTCCGCATAGGCATCGGCCAGCGGCATCAATTGGGTATAGAGATCGTTCAAGCCTTCGCCGTGTTCAGCAGATAGGCGGATCGGCTCTCCTAACCCCAGTGAATAGGCTTCGATAACACCTGCATCAGCGGCTTTGCCTTCAGCCTTATTTGCGGCAAGAATCACATGGGCAGAGCGTTTGCGCAGGATGTCGGCAAACACCAAATCCGACGGCGTGATGCCAACGCGCGCATCCACCATGAACAGGCAGATATCGGCCATATCAACCGCGCGTTCCGTCAAACGGCGCATCCGCCCCTGTAGGCTATCGTCGGTGACTTCTTCCAATCCGGCCGTATCTACAACGGTAAATCGCAGATCGGCCAAACGCGCAGCACCTTCACGCAAATCACGTGTCACGCCGG contains:
- the der gene encoding ribosome biogenesis GTPase Der; translation: MSFTLAIVGRPNVGKSTLFNRLVGKRLALVDDQPGVTRDLREGAARLADLRFTVVDTAGLEEVTDDSLQGRMRRLTERAVDMADICLFMVDARVGITPSDLVFADILRKRSAHVILAANKAEGKAADAGVIEAYSLGLGEPIRLSAEHGEGLNDLYTQLMPLADAYAEKAKDDSPEVDVDVSDEDEDEDAVRVPTRARPLQVAVVGRPNAGKSTLINQILKEDRLLTGPEAGITRDAISLTTEWAAGFDTDPVPMRIFDTAGMRKKAKVQEKLEKLSVSDGLRAVKFAEVVVVLLDAEIPFEQQDLRIADLAEREGRAVVVAVNKWDIEEDRQAKLKELKESFERLLPQLRGAPLITVSAKTGRGLDRLHQAIMRAYEVWNRRVTTAQLNRWLSGMMEAHPPPAPQGKRIKMRYMTQAKTRPPGFVVMCSHPDKVPDSYSRYLVNGLRLDFDMPGTPIRLWMRGQSDANPYKGRKKNAPSKLRKHTAGRRKDQATGRNI